In a single window of the Victivallis lenta genome:
- a CDS encoding sugar phosphate isomerase/epimerase family protein, which yields MKQAKIAAQLYSFRDYIGTPAGVRDTLRRLRRTGYEAVQLSGAIAPMPEAELRRMLREEGMAAPTSHERAAELVGEPERVIDRLLALDCRHTACPYPQRVPTGAGETVAFAEELNRAAEKFRRAGIVFAYHNHSIEFRRFGGRPMLEIIYENAPLVDGEPDTFWIQKGGGDPAAWIERLSGRLRVLHVKDFGVNPSGEPVMMPVGSGNLDWKRIFAAAEAAGVEYYVVEHDGDCADPFESFAASMCFLKGNFVS from the coding sequence ATGAAGCAAGCGAAGATTGCGGCGCAGCTTTACAGCTTCCGCGATTATATCGGGACTCCGGCCGGAGTGCGCGATACGCTGCGGCGATTGCGGCGGACCGGCTACGAGGCGGTTCAGCTTTCGGGCGCAATCGCGCCGATGCCGGAAGCGGAACTGCGCCGGATGCTGCGGGAGGAGGGAATGGCTGCGCCGACCAGCCACGAGCGCGCCGCCGAACTGGTCGGGGAACCGGAACGGGTGATCGACCGCCTGCTCGCGCTCGATTGCCGCCATACGGCCTGTCCGTATCCGCAGCGGGTTCCGACCGGAGCGGGGGAGACGGTCGCCTTTGCGGAGGAACTGAACCGGGCGGCGGAAAAATTCCGCAGGGCCGGGATTGTTTTCGCCTACCACAACCACTCGATTGAGTTCCGGCGGTTCGGCGGCCGTCCGATGCTCGAAATCATCTACGAGAATGCGCCGCTCGTCGACGGCGAGCCGGACACCTTCTGGATTCAGAAGGGAGGCGGCGACCCGGCCGCCTGGATCGAACGGCTTTCCGGGCGGCTCCGGGTGCTGCATGTGAAGGATTTCGGGGTGAACCCGTCGGGGGAACCGGTCATGATGCCGGTCGGGTCAGGCAACCTCGACTGGAAACGGATTTTCGCGGCGGCCGAAGCGGCCGGAGTGGAGTATTATGTGGTCGAGCATGACGGAGACTGCGCCGACCCGTTCGAGTCGTTCGCCGCAAGCATGTGTTTTCTGAAAGGAAATTTCGTCTCATGA
- a CDS encoding helix-turn-helix transcriptional regulator, whose product MNFFDGHAFSLYDSTPDHQGESRHVPVYYGVQYNHAGRFRFALNHGPVMEYEGAYAFVTHPGAFFEYGNVPGETRHHSFLCSHGERVGKYVESGLLPTGLENPVRKIADPDRFLDTMLRIMQLLRRSAPLTPPRAVLLYEDLLLQFHESELAEPRLPAFQEEYFRHLVSEVRHHPEKPWDFAAEAAKRSLTPHHFRRLFKTVAGLPPRQFLIRCRLELAATLLTGSPHPVGVVAELCGIGSEFYFSRLFKEKFNLSPLKYRREFPAGRGGRTNC is encoded by the coding sequence ATGAACTTTTTCGACGGACACGCCTTCAGCCTCTACGATTCGACGCCGGACCATCAGGGGGAATCGCGCCATGTGCCGGTCTACTACGGTGTTCAGTACAACCACGCCGGGCGGTTCCGCTTCGCGCTGAATCACGGCCCCGTCATGGAATACGAGGGGGCGTACGCTTTCGTCACCCACCCCGGGGCCTTCTTCGAATACGGGAATGTTCCGGGCGAAACGCGGCATCACAGCTTCCTCTGCTCCCACGGGGAACGGGTCGGGAAATATGTGGAGAGCGGGCTCCTGCCGACCGGGCTTGAAAATCCGGTCCGGAAAATCGCCGATCCGGACCGGTTCCTCGACACCATGCTGCGGATCATGCAGCTGCTGCGCCGCTCGGCCCCGCTCACCCCGCCGCGCGCGGTGCTGCTGTACGAAGACCTGCTGCTGCAGTTTCACGAATCGGAGCTCGCCGAGCCGCGGCTGCCGGCGTTTCAGGAGGAGTATTTCCGCCACCTCGTTTCGGAGGTGCGGCACCACCCGGAGAAGCCGTGGGATTTCGCCGCCGAGGCCGCGAAGCGGAGTCTCACCCCGCATCACTTCCGGCGACTGTTCAAGACCGTCGCCGGGCTTCCTCCCCGGCAGTTCCTGATCCGCTGCCGCCTTGAGCTCGCGGCGACGCTGCTGACCGGGTCTCCCCATCCGGTCGGCGTCGTGGCCGAACTCTGCGGCATCGGCAGCGAATTTTACTTTTCGCGGTTGTTCAAAGAGAAATTCAACCTCTCCCCGCTGAAATACCGCCGGGAATTCCCGGCCGGGAGGGGTGGCCGGACCAATTGCTGA